Genomic DNA from Peribacillus simplex NBRC 15720 = DSM 1321:
CAGAGCGGAAAATCATGGGATTCATGCAGATGCGTGTTGGCCCAAACCAAATTGGGGGGAAATGGGGTCTCTTGCAGACCGTTGCTGATGTTTTGAAACTCCTGATCAAGGAAGATACGATACCCAAAAAAGCTGATAAGCCGTTATATATTTTAGCTCCGGTAATTGCTTTTGCACCTGCTTTCATGGTCCTTGCCACCTTGCCGTTCACCGATGCCTTCCAATTTGCTGATATAGGTGTCGGACTGCTTTATTATATTGCGATTTCGGGCATATCGACCATCGGCATCGTCACTGCGGGCTGGGCATCCAATAATAAATATTCTTTGATTGGCGGAATGAGAGCAGCCGCGCAAATGATATCTTATGAGATCCCTCTGGTGATGTCGCTAGTGGGAATCGTCCTCATAACAGGCAGTTTAAACTTGAATGATATAGTTGCAGCCCAGGAAAAGATTTGGTTCATTTTTCTTCAGCCGATTGCGTTTATCGTGTTTTTTATTGCATCGGTTGCCGAGTTGAACAGGGTTCCTTTTGACCTTCCGGAAGCGGAATCCGAACTTGTTGCAGGCTATCATGTTGAATACTCTGGATTTCGCTGGGCCTTCTTTATGTTATCCGAATATGTGTATATGTTTGCAATGGCAACGCTAACCACTGTATTATTTTTAGGAGGATGGAATTCTATTCCGTTTTTGGATTTTATTCCGGCAGC
This window encodes:
- the nuoH gene encoding NADH-quinone oxidoreductase subunit NuoH, producing MIKDLLHSAPSLLNFGIFFGLAVLLLFVVLGFVTYGILSERKIMGFMQMRVGPNQIGGKWGLLQTVADVLKLLIKEDTIPKKADKPLYILAPVIAFAPAFMVLATLPFTDAFQFADIGVGLLYYIAISGISTIGIVTAGWASNNKYSLIGGMRAAAQMISYEIPLVMSLVGIVLITGSLNLNDIVAAQEKIWFIFLQPIAFIVFFIASVAELNRVPFDLPEAESELVAGYHVEYSGFRWAFFMLSEYVYMFAMATLTTVLFLGGWNSIPFLDFIPAAIWFGLKFSAVFYVLVWIRVTFPRIRADQLMEFGWKVLLPVALANIFLTALIKELINLF